The following are encoded together in the Vigna unguiculata cultivar IT97K-499-35 chromosome 2, ASM411807v1, whole genome shotgun sequence genome:
- the LOC114173034 gene encoding cyclin-dependent protein kinase inhibitor SMR6-like — translation MGFSEKPQVEESDSTRKWVIAGISLRAPLKPIYTTTVEKEVEEEDEGDVADSSTTPKGEEARIPTALKCPPAPRKRKPSLKCNYRGGAREFFTPPDLETVFIRHVERAN, via the coding sequence ATGGGGTTCTCGGAGAAGCCACAAGTGGAAGAGTCAGATAGTACTAGAAAATGGGTCATCGCTGGAATCTCTTTGCGAGCGCCATTGAAGCCAATATACACCACCACTGTGGAGAAagaggtagaagaagaagatgaaggtgaCGTGGCAGACTCTTCAACCACACCAAAGGGGGAAGAAGCAAGGATTCCAACGGCGTTGAAGTGTCCACCAGCGCCTAGGAAGAGAAAACCTTCTTTGAAGTGCAACTATCGTGGCGGAGCTAGAGAATTCTTCACTCCACCGGACTTAGAAACTGTGTTTATACGCCATGTTGAAAGGGCTAATTGA
- the LOC114173720 gene encoding glutamate--glyoxylate aminotransferase 2, translating into MPPKPLDYVSINENVKKSQYAVRGELYLRASELQKEGKKIIFTNVGNPHALGQRPLTFPRQVVALCQAPFLLDDPNVGLLFPADAIARAKHYLSLTSGGLGAYSDSRGIPGVRKEVAEFILKRDGYPSDPELIYLTDGASKGVMQILNTIIRGQDDGILVPVPQYPLYSATIALLGGTLVPYYLEETANWGLDVNELRQSVEQARFKGITVKAMVIINPGNPTGQCLSEANLREILKFCYQENLALLGDEVYQQNIYQDERPFISSKKVLMDFGPPISKEVQLISFHSVSKGYYGECGQRGGYFEMTNIPPETVDEIYKVASISLSPNVPAQIFMGVMINPLKPGDISYDQFVRESNGILESLRRRARIMTDGFNSCRNVVCNFTEGAMYSFPQIRLPPRAIEAAKQAGKVADVFYCLKLLEATGISTVPGSGFGQKEGVFHLRTTILPAEEDMPAIMDSFKKFNDEFMEQYEDNRGYSRL; encoded by the exons ATGCCACCAAAGCCCTTAGACTACGTGTCAATAAATGAAAACGTGAAGAAGAGTCAATATGCTGTCAGAGGTGAATTATACCTTCGGGCTTCCGAGCTTCAGAAAGAGGGCAAAAAG ATTATATTTACTAATGTTGGCAACCCACATGCTTTGGGACAGAGACCACTGACTTTCCCTCGCCAG GTTGTTGCTCTGTGCCAAGCCCCCTTCCTGCTTGATGATCCAAATGTTGGACTGCTATTCCCTGCTGATGCAATTGCAAGAGCTAAACACTATCTCTCATTGACCTCGGGTGGTCTAG GTGCTTATAGTGACTCACGAGGCATTCCAGGAGTAAGGAAGGAAGTGGCAGAGTTCATACTCAAGCGTGATGGGTATCCAAG TGACCCAGAGCTCATATATCTCACTGATGGTGCCAGCAAGGGGGTGATGCAGATATTAAATACTATCATCAGAGGTCAAGACGATGGG ATTTTGGTTCCAGTCCCACAATACCCTCTCTACTCAGCAACAATTGCTCTGCTTGGTGGTACCCTTGTTCCATACTACCTTGAAGAGACAGCAAATTGGGGTCTTGATGTTAATGAACTTCGTCAATCAGTTGAACAAGCTCGCTTTAAAGGAATAACT GTTAAAGCAATGGTCATCATAAATCCTGGAAATCCTACCGGTCAGTGCCTTAGTGAAGCTAATCTAAGAGAGATTTTGAAATTCTGTTATCAAGAAAATTTAGCCTTGCTTGGAGATGAGGTTTACCAGCAGAATATATATCAGGATGAACGACCCTTCATTAGTTCTAAAAAG GTTTTGATGGACTTTGGACCGCCTATAAGCAAGGAAGTTCAGCTTATTTCTTTTCACTCTGTATCAAAAGGTTATTATGGTGAATGTGGACAGCGTGGTGGATATTTTGAAATGACCAACATTCCCCCAGAG ACAGTTGATGAGATCTACAAGGTTGCATCAATATCACTTAGTCCGAATGTTCCAGCACAAATATTT ATGGGAGTTATGATCAATCCACTTAAACCTGGAGATATTTCTTATGACCAGTTTGTTAGGGAGAG CAATGGAATACTTGAATCACTGAGAAGAAGAGCAAGGATAATGACTGATGGATTCAACAGTTGCAGAAATGTGGTTTGTAATTTTACTGAAG GTGCTATGTACTCTTTCCCTCAAATACGCTTGCCACCTAGAGCTATAGAGGCTGCTAAACAGGCTGGAAAGGTTGCAGATGTTTTCTACTGCCTTAAGCTTTTGGAAGCTACTGGCATATCCACAGTTCCTGGTTCAGGATTTGGACAGAAAGAAGG GGTTTTCCATTTGAGGACAACTATTTTACCAGCTGAGGAAGACATGCCTGCTATTATGGATAGTTTCAAGAAGTTCAATGATGAATTCATGGAGCAATACGAAGACAATAGAGGTTATTCAAGGTTGTAA